Genomic window (Primulina eburnea isolate SZY01 chromosome 8, ASM2296580v1, whole genome shotgun sequence):
TAAATCCTCGTGCCTGGTACGTGTTTGATCAATTGACTCTTCATTCGTGCTGATTTACAGGTGTCTAATTAAgggaattcttttttttttttttgctatgaGCATTCAAAAGCTTCAAGCAAGTTCGATCTGGAAATTCATTGAGCCTACCGCACTGTGTACTCCTCATGGGAAGCAGAAATTGTTCCGTGCCGCTCCTCGTCTGCTCTCCAGTATGCCTTATTCTGTTTACATTTTTAGTAGAACTATTCGGGTTTGATTTTTCAAGGGGTTGAATTGTTTAAGCTATTTTCAGGACCTCCAAAACTAGCAATCAATTGTGGGGTTCGGTTTCGCCCTTGCATTGATATACACAAGGTTGGATAACGTATCTTGTGTTCTTCTGTCTACCTTTTTTTCTTGTGGAAAAGAACGCTCTTTGTTTGTTcattcttctttattttttcaGGGAAAAGTGAAACAGATTGTTGGATCCACTCTTCAAGATTCTAAAGAAGAAGATCCAAAACTTATCACGAATTTCGTATCAGATAAGTCAGCAACAGAATATGCTAAAATGTACAGGGATGATGGGCTTACTGGTGGCCATGTGATCATGCTTGGAGCTGATCCGTTGAGCATATCAGCAGCTATTGAAGCATTACATGCTTATCCTGGTAGAATGCTTCTAACACATCAATTTATTGTGTTATGATGCATCATTTATTCAATTGGCATGGCACGTTGGCTGTTATATATAGCCTTGTACAATACAGCATGTTGATGGAAGGTAAAATAAAAAACGGTTCAAGTCAATTTTTATGtttctcatttgtgaagttCACATGTCAACTTGTATCTTGGTTCAGTTTTGATAACCACTGAGTAGATAAATCTGTCGCTGTCTTGATAAAGTGATACTAAGCCATGATGCTATTGTTTTAAGATGTTGAAATAATTGTTCTTCAGACCTTAGAATGTGCAAGTTATACTTATTATGTGAAGTACTGCACAAATACGTGGTTTCCACACTACTTATTGCTAATTGGAAAACATATAGGTGGTTTGCAAGTCGGAGGTGGTATCAATTCAAGTAATGCTTTGAGCTATATAGATGAAGGAGCAAGCCATGTTATTGTTACATCTGTACGTACTTATTGGCTTTATTCATTGATGTATAGTTTTCCTAAAATCAATTTGCTTTGAGCAAGCTTATATTTTAATCCAACAGATCACTGCCCCTGTCGAAATCCATTTTTCCTACATGATGCTTAGTCGAAACAAGTCTTAAGGATACAATGAGAAGACTGATTACATAGTTGTGCTCGCCTGACTCTTACTATGAATGTTAGGACCCTGGAGGGACTGTTTACTGAGAACAAACATTTAACTAACCAAGTGACCTGGGCGTACTGGAATTACATGAAGTCCACTGCTTGATGACTGAGTTTTGATGAACGTATAGAACTAATACACACTCTTCCAGAGTTGTATCCCCTTTATTCCTTTTTGCTTTTTGGATGTTAGACTAAATAAGACAAGATGAGTTCTACTTTTTCGTGGCGGCAAATGCTTTTATCTAAAACCAAAAAAACGATTGTTGGATTTGATATATCGGCTATACTAGGTCAATAACAggttaaaaattcaaaaaacatGCATTAGACCGAGACTTCATGAAAAAGGTTAAAACATCAATTTCAGTGCGACACAATTGTCACCTGAACTGTCTGGAAGTCtgttttattttgaagaaaTATCTCAAACTTCTACTTATCTGTGCTTGTATTTTTCCT
Coding sequences:
- the LOC140839750 gene encoding 1-(5-phosphoribosyl)-5-[(5-phosphoribosylamino)methylideneamino] imidazole-4-carboxamide isomerase, chloroplastic-like, translated to MSIQKLQASSIWKFIEPTALCTPHGKQKLFRAAPRLLSRPPKLAINCGVRFRPCIDIHKGKVKQIVGSTLQDSKEEDPKLITNFVSDKSATEYAKMYRDDGLTGGHVIMLGADPLSISAAIEALHAYPGGLQVGGGINSSNALSYIDEGASHVIVTSYVFHNGEIDFERLKELADVVQKQRLVLDLSCRKKKDRYAIVTDRWQKFSDVYLDQKVLDILANYADEFLVHGVDVEGKKLGIDEELVALLGKYSPIPVTYAGGVTCIFDLERIKIAGMGHVDVTVGSALDIFGGNLAYKDVVTWHSQQEALTV